The following are encoded in a window of Paenibacillaceae bacterium GAS479 genomic DNA:
- a CDS encoding Arylsulfatase A, protein MSSPKSQEQPNVLLITVDQMRFDCLSIAGHPVVETPNLDELARSGVRFSNAYTATPSCVPARAAIFTGQSQRTHGRVGYQDCVPWNYKETLPGELAKAGYHTQCIGKMHVYPARNLMGFHNVMLHDGYLHHNRNHHEIPMREHYDQVDDYLQWLRERVPGADMLDLGLDCNASTVARPWHLAEQYHPTNWVVTQSIDFLRRRDPGKPFFLWMSFVRPHPPFDPPQSYMDLYDEADIPDPFVGDWAETSDPDQAGLSPTTGRGLVPKRRLRKAIAAYYALITHLDHQIGRFLQVLNEYGEQNNTVIMFTSDHGELLGDHNLFRKSLPYEGSAHVPFIVNDPGNRLGLKRGMVADQVVELRDIMPSVLQAAGVPVPKAVEGDSIWKLASLQNENGGAPPAWRSHLHGEHTYGMLSTHWVTDGMEKFIWFSQTGEEQFFDLMHDPQELHNAIADEDRQERILYWRSLLIQELAGREEGYTDGVQLIAGREQTAVLSHIRI, encoded by the coding sequence ATGAGTTCGCCCAAGAGTCAAGAACAGCCCAATGTTTTACTGATTACAGTAGATCAGATGCGTTTTGACTGCCTCAGCATTGCTGGCCACCCTGTGGTCGAAACACCTAATTTGGACGAGCTTGCCCGGTCCGGCGTGCGGTTCAGCAATGCCTATACGGCTACCCCGAGTTGTGTGCCTGCAAGGGCGGCTATCTTTACGGGGCAATCGCAGCGAACGCATGGCCGTGTTGGGTACCAGGACTGCGTACCATGGAATTACAAAGAAACGCTGCCGGGAGAACTGGCTAAGGCCGGTTATCACACACAATGCATCGGTAAAATGCATGTGTACCCCGCGCGCAACTTAATGGGGTTTCATAATGTGATGCTTCATGACGGTTACTTGCATCATAACCGCAATCACCACGAGATCCCGATGCGGGAGCATTACGATCAAGTTGATGATTATTTACAGTGGCTGCGCGAGAGAGTGCCTGGTGCAGATATGCTCGATCTCGGTCTTGATTGCAACGCATCGACAGTCGCTCGCCCATGGCATTTGGCGGAACAGTATCACCCGACGAATTGGGTCGTGACACAGTCAATCGATTTTCTGCGGCGCCGGGACCCTGGTAAGCCGTTCTTTCTTTGGATGTCTTTCGTTCGGCCGCATCCACCATTTGACCCACCTCAGTCTTATATGGATCTGTATGATGAAGCCGATATTCCAGATCCGTTCGTTGGAGATTGGGCGGAAACGAGTGATCCAGATCAGGCCGGGTTATCGCCGACAACGGGGCGGGGGCTAGTACCAAAACGCCGTTTGCGCAAAGCGATCGCTGCTTATTATGCTTTGATTACGCATCTTGATCACCAGATCGGCCGTTTCCTGCAGGTTTTGAATGAATACGGAGAACAGAACAATACGGTCATTATGTTCACTTCCGATCATGGTGAACTGCTTGGGGATCACAATTTATTTCGAAAATCCCTTCCATATGAGGGAAGCGCCCATGTGCCGTTTATCGTAAACGATCCGGGAAATCGACTCGGTCTGAAACGTGGCATGGTTGCTGACCAAGTCGTGGAGCTGCGGGATATTATGCCGTCGGTGCTCCAGGCAGCTGGCGTCCCTGTTCCAAAGGCGGTGGAAGGAGATAGCATTTGGAAACTCGCATCCCTCCAAAATGAAAACGGCGGAGCACCTCCGGCCTGGCGCAGCCATCTTCATGGCGAGCATACATACGGCATGTTGTCCACCCATTGGGTGACGGACGGTATGGAGAAATTCATTTGGTTTTCCCAAACGGGGGAAGAGCAATTTTTTGATCTAATGCATGATCCACAGGAGCTGCATAATGCAATCGCTGATGAGGATCGTCAGGAGCGCATCCTTTACTGGCGTTCGCTTCTCATTCAGGAGCTGGCGGGTCGTGAGGAAGGTTATACGGACGGAGTGCAGCTAATCGCTGGTAGGGAGCAGACTGCGGTACTGTCCCATATCCGGATTTAG
- a CDS encoding chromate transporter — MNRATAASRQINLCFKLMISFIKIGPTTFGGGYAILPAIEQEVTDRRKWLSSTEMSEITAISGAAPGGIGVNVAAFVGYRIAGIPGLVSAVIGVSLPTVLIMLLLCATIASELGNNPIVQSALKGIKPTIIALIAYAALRMGKQSLTRPLAWVITSVCLLLLLFLPIHPIVVLGIGTAIWLIHETAFPSTGLKLQLPGDDYSI, encoded by the coding sequence ATGAACAGGGCAACCGCCGCCTCCCGTCAAATCAACCTGTGCTTTAAATTAATGATTTCCTTTATCAAAATCGGTCCGACAACCTTTGGAGGAGGTTACGCCATCCTACCTGCGATTGAGCAGGAAGTGACCGATCGCCGCAAATGGCTCAGCTCAACTGAAATGAGCGAAATTACGGCGATTTCCGGTGCAGCACCAGGAGGCATCGGAGTGAATGTAGCTGCCTTTGTCGGTTACCGCATCGCCGGAATTCCGGGACTGGTAAGCGCTGTCATTGGTGTATCGCTACCGACCGTGCTCATCATGCTGCTGCTTTGCGCTACCATCGCTTCTGAACTAGGAAACAATCCAATCGTTCAGTCAGCGCTTAAAGGCATCAAACCTACTATTATAGCTCTCATTGCCTACGCCGCTCTGCGAATGGGTAAGCAATCGTTGACCCGCCCCTTGGCCTGGGTTATCACCTCGGTTTGCCTGCTGCTGCTCCTTTTCCTGCCAATTCATCCAATCGTGGTACTCGGCATCGGCACCGCAATATGGCTTATTCATGAAACGGCTTTCCCTTCCACTGGGTTGAAGTTGCAACTTCCGGGTGATGATTATTCGATTTAA
- a CDS encoding Sugar kinase of the NBD/HSP70 family, may contain an N-terminal HTH domain, with product MHESSEQRVKVNERIPSAKAKELFYDIRRKQEIAKNDLLTASGLTTSTLTRVLDELVSIGVISESGLGTSTGGRRPILYQVRADYGYAFGLDISRFESRLILLDLTGQIIESAEWQMGAETTPDQLLGQVVSQANIWIARRQIPFAKIIGMGIGAVGPLDRATGIIEETEWFPAPGWQNVEIVRLLEEQLNIPILLDNGANTAIIAEAWANRAKDFRHMLYVHGGTGLRLSMMSDSKPIYGAADMEGSFGQMIIQADGIPYRTTKGNYGSLDSYASVYAIEREVNSRLRTGRSSQLQQMLQPGEPAKFSHIMQALKLLDPMVTEVVTQAATYFGIGLANLLNILYPEKVVLGGPLMTDSNLFFYTATQTAIRKTYHYPKYQVVFSKGSYGEEAIAVGAALLMLKQLT from the coding sequence ATGCATGAATCAAGTGAACAACGAGTCAAGGTGAATGAGCGTATACCTTCGGCGAAAGCCAAGGAGTTATTTTATGATATTAGGCGGAAGCAGGAAATTGCTAAAAACGACCTGCTGACGGCAAGCGGTTTGACGACTAGTACGCTGACCCGCGTCCTCGACGAGTTGGTTTCGATTGGCGTTATTTCCGAAAGCGGTCTCGGAACCTCCACAGGAGGCAGACGTCCAATCCTCTATCAGGTTAGAGCGGATTACGGTTATGCTTTTGGCCTAGATATATCCCGGTTTGAATCCAGGCTAATTCTGCTTGATCTGACCGGCCAAATTATTGAATCAGCCGAATGGCAGATGGGCGCCGAGACGACGCCAGACCAGTTGCTCGGACAAGTCGTCAGTCAGGCAAACATCTGGATTGCGCGGCGTCAGATTCCTTTTGCTAAAATAATCGGAATGGGTATTGGTGCCGTCGGGCCGCTTGATCGAGCGACCGGGATCATCGAAGAAACCGAGTGGTTCCCCGCTCCCGGCTGGCAAAATGTCGAGATCGTACGGCTGCTGGAGGAGCAGCTGAACATTCCGATTCTACTTGATAATGGAGCAAATACGGCCATCATCGCTGAGGCATGGGCCAACAGGGCGAAGGATTTTCGCCATATGCTGTATGTTCACGGCGGTACAGGTTTACGCCTGTCCATGATGTCCGACAGTAAGCCGATTTATGGTGCAGCCGATATGGAAGGATCTTTTGGTCAGATGATTATCCAGGCAGATGGCATCCCTTATCGCACGACAAAAGGCAATTACGGAAGTCTTGACTCCTATGCCTCGGTTTATGCGATCGAGCGAGAGGTCAATTCTAGACTGCGTACTGGAAGAAGCAGCCAGCTGCAGCAAATGCTTCAGCCCGGTGAACCGGCTAAATTCAGTCATATTATGCAGGCGCTCAAACTTCTCGACCCGATGGTCACAGAAGTTGTGACTCAAGCCGCGACTTATTTTGGAATTGGACTAGCCAATTTGCTGAACATTTTGTACCCCGAGAAAGTCGTGCTCGGCGGCCCGCTGATGACGGATTCCAATCTGTTCTTCTACACAGCTACTCAGACCGCTATACGCAAAACCTACCACTATCCCAAATACCAGGTTGTCTTCAGCAAAGGCAGTTACGGCGAGGAAGCCATCGCTGTGGGAGCAGCCCTGCTCATGCTTAAACAGTTGACCTAA
- a CDS encoding Predicted arabinose efflux permease, MFS family codes for MPKNSKKILSSPFVIKLLVIMFGVEFVKGAMLVSVLPVYMRDELGLTAYAVGWALASQYIGDNAFRSPLGWIIDRIGYRTVMLLGVLFTSLSVLIIAFTDQTGWIITACVLLGIGTSPLWPCVITGATAVSGNEAGGSIMSVIYMSWLVGVGMGPIVINFFIISRYEPAFWLMGVIMVAIVAVTFTLPGRKASRELEGREAEEAPQAERGPLLTRARLYFQKVGQSLHASRLLYPAMFIQNFALGLLTPVLTQYARTVLNLSPQQYSYFLLAGGAITVLGLIPIGRGVDRYGTRWFLHAGFLLAAISLPLLGYMRSLPLVFIVVAFVGLGYACIIPAWNALIAKAIPKEERGAVWGFFLTIEGLGMVIGSIMSGRLWDSFGSHVPFLISGASLLVLFVLHLFIIRRGRISLA; via the coding sequence ATGCCGAAGAACAGCAAAAAGATTTTGAGCTCTCCTTTTGTCATCAAGCTATTGGTCATTATGTTCGGTGTTGAATTTGTAAAAGGCGCTATGCTCGTTTCCGTGTTGCCAGTGTATATGCGTGATGAGCTCGGCTTGACGGCTTATGCCGTCGGTTGGGCTCTTGCCAGCCAGTATATCGGGGATAATGCCTTCCGCAGCCCGCTCGGCTGGATTATCGACCGGATCGGTTACCGCACGGTCATGCTGCTCGGTGTGCTTTTCACAAGCCTGTCGGTGTTGATCATCGCGTTTACGGACCAGACCGGCTGGATTATCACAGCATGCGTGTTGCTCGGCATCGGCACCTCGCCGCTCTGGCCCTGCGTCATTACCGGCGCGACGGCTGTTTCTGGCAATGAAGCGGGCGGCAGCATCATGAGCGTTATCTACATGAGCTGGCTCGTCGGTGTCGGAATGGGACCGATTGTGATCAACTTTTTCATCATCAGTCGTTATGAACCGGCGTTCTGGCTGATGGGGGTGATCATGGTGGCGATTGTCGCCGTGACGTTTACGCTTCCAGGGCGCAAGGCTTCCCGCGAACTCGAAGGCAGGGAAGCGGAGGAAGCGCCGCAAGCTGAGCGAGGACCGCTGCTCACGAGAGCTCGGCTCTATTTTCAAAAGGTTGGACAATCCCTCCATGCAAGCCGTCTGTTATATCCGGCGATGTTCATCCAGAACTTCGCGCTCGGTCTGTTGACGCCAGTCCTTACACAATACGCGAGAACGGTGCTGAATCTGTCGCCGCAGCAGTATAGCTATTTCCTGCTCGCCGGCGGCGCCATCACTGTACTCGGTCTCATTCCGATCGGCCGAGGCGTGGACCGTTACGGCACTCGCTGGTTCCTGCATGCGGGCTTCCTGCTTGCTGCAATCTCCTTGCCGCTGCTTGGCTATATGCGCAGTCTGCCGCTCGTGTTTATCGTCGTCGCTTTTGTCGGCTTAGGTTATGCTTGTATCATTCCAGCCTGGAATGCGCTCATCGCCAAAGCAATTCCGAAGGAAGAACGCGGCGCGGTATGGGGTTTCTTCCTGACGATCGAGGGGCTTGGCATGGTTATCGGTTCGATTATGTCCGGTCGGCTGTGGGACAGCTTCGGTTCGCATGTGCCTTTCTTGATCAGCGGAGCTTCTCTGCTTGTGCTGTTTGTGCTTCATCTGTTTATTATTCGTCGTGGACGAATTTCCCTGGCTTAG
- a CDS encoding chromate transporter translates to MLMNLFWTFFKIGFMSFGGGYAMLPVIGQATLTNGWMDAQEYSEAIAIAGMAPGPVAMNAAVYVGYSTAGWPGSIFASLGMILPSAIIIFLVATFFYRMYDNHWVQATLGGMKPAVIALIAYAAYTMTINSNFKLAASVSTFASVAIFVAALVAMIKFRVHPLAIILGSGIVGIWIYA, encoded by the coding sequence ATGCTGATGAATCTGTTCTGGACTTTTTTCAAAATTGGATTCATGTCTTTCGGCGGAGGCTACGCCATGCTCCCCGTGATCGGTCAGGCCACCCTAACCAATGGCTGGATGGATGCGCAAGAGTATTCGGAAGCAATTGCTATAGCTGGCATGGCCCCTGGTCCTGTAGCGATGAATGCCGCGGTATATGTCGGTTATTCTACCGCCGGTTGGCCTGGCAGCATCTTCGCCTCACTTGGAATGATCCTTCCCTCCGCCATCATCATATTCCTGGTTGCCACTTTTTTTTACCGTATGTATGATAATCATTGGGTACAAGCGACGCTCGGTGGCATGAAACCTGCCGTAATAGCGTTGATTGCCTATGCAGCCTACACGATGACCATCAACTCCAACTTCAAATTGGCAGCATCCGTTAGCACTTTTGCCAGCGTTGCCATCTTTGTCGCTGCTCTTGTGGCCATGATAAAGTTCCGTGTGCATCCGCTGGCAATCATTCTCGGTTCAGGAATAGTGGGGATATGGATCTATGCATGA
- a CDS encoding Phage holin family Hol44, holin superfamily V yields the protein MSIEALSELIDPELSIVVAACWIIGMILKGTPQIANWTIVYIVSAVAILLAMALQGFTLKVGLQGLLCGAVSVYGHQVIKQSREAMRTNADKGES from the coding sequence ATGTCGATTGAAGCGTTATCCGAGCTGATTGATCCTGAGCTCAGTATCGTGGTTGCTGCTTGCTGGATCATCGGCATGATTTTGAAAGGAACGCCCCAAATTGCGAATTGGACTATCGTGTATATCGTCTCGGCTGTTGCCATTCTACTCGCTATGGCGCTTCAAGGGTTCACGCTGAAGGTGGGCCTGCAGGGTCTGCTGTGCGGAGCCGTATCGGTGTATGGCCATCAAGTTATCAAACAGTCGAGAGAAGCGATGCGTACCAACGCAGACAAGGGGGAATCCTGA
- a CDS encoding Formylglycine-generating enzyme, required for sulfatase activity, contains SUMF1/FGE domain has translation MTNKIKLTASPQKAKETAVTQPSSCCSAGRAALTPTEAVTSDAAALEHQVVTPPALSDTASWPIIPEGIYILGTDDKEGFAADAEGPARPVKVSAFRMAPYAVTNAEYAAFVEATGYVTEAEQFGWSYVFHLLIENPGQLKILGSPPQTPWWLGVEGASWRQPEGPGSSIKERLDHPVVHVSWNDASAYCTWAGVRLPTEIEWEAAARGGLERKRYPWGDVLRPEGEHYCNIWQGVFPTKNHASDGYLGTAPVNAFLPNGYGLYNISGNVWEWCSDWFTADPTLRGSSEQPQGPSQGAARLMKGGSYLCHQSYCNRYRVAARSSNTPDSSTGNIGFRVVAEV, from the coding sequence ATGACAAACAAGATTAAACTTACAGCTTCGCCGCAAAAGGCAAAGGAAACAGCAGTTACGCAACCTTCCTCCTGCTGCTCGGCGGGAAGGGCTGCTTTAACTCCAACTGAAGCTGTTACCAGCGATGCAGCTGCGTTGGAACATCAAGTCGTCACTCCTCCAGCGCTGTCTGACACTGCTTCATGGCCTATTATTCCGGAAGGCATCTATATCCTTGGTACTGACGATAAAGAAGGCTTCGCAGCCGATGCCGAAGGCCCTGCCCGTCCAGTGAAAGTATCTGCGTTTCGGATGGCTCCCTACGCCGTTACGAATGCGGAATATGCCGCTTTTGTGGAAGCAACCGGATATGTGACCGAAGCCGAGCAATTCGGTTGGTCGTATGTTTTCCATTTGCTTATCGAGAACCCCGGGCAGTTAAAAATACTCGGTTCCCCGCCACAGACGCCTTGGTGGCTTGGTGTAGAAGGAGCCTCATGGCGACAGCCGGAAGGCCCCGGCAGCTCAATCAAAGAGCGTCTGGATCATCCAGTCGTTCATGTATCCTGGAATGACGCGTCAGCTTACTGTACATGGGCAGGAGTCCGATTGCCTACCGAAATCGAGTGGGAAGCCGCTGCACGCGGCGGGCTCGAACGCAAGCGCTATCCTTGGGGAGATGTGTTACGGCCCGAAGGAGAACACTATTGCAACATTTGGCAGGGTGTTTTCCCTACAAAAAATCATGCCAGTGACGGTTATTTGGGCACCGCTCCAGTTAATGCATTTCTTCCTAACGGATATGGCTTATACAATATATCGGGGAATGTATGGGAATGGTGCTCGGACTGGTTTACAGCCGATCCGACCTTGCGCGGCTCATCGGAGCAGCCGCAAGGTCCTTCACAAGGAGCGGCACGACTGATGAAGGGCGGGTCGTATTTATGCCACCAGTCTTACTGTAACCGATATCGTGTTGCTGCTCGCAGCAGTAATACTCCGGACAGCTCGACGGGAAATATTGGTTTTCGGGTTGTAGCTGAGGTGTAG
- a CDS encoding arginine decarboxylase, with protein sequence MNTVDHNLTPLFSALRRHAENNPLQFHIPGHKKGVGTDSEFRNFIGDNALSIDLINIAPLDDLHQPTGVIEESQKLAADAFGADYTFFSVQGTSGAIMTMIMSVCAPGDKIIVPRNVHKSIMSAIIFAGARPVFISPARDSNLGIDHGITTRSVRRALERHPDAKAVLVINPTYFGICANLKEIVDLVHSYDIPVLVDEAHGVLIHFNDELPMSAMQAGADLAATSVHKLGGSLTQSSVLNLKAGRVNPHRVKTIISMLTTTSTSYILLASLDTSRRNLAVNGHAIAEKTIGLAQHAREVINAIPGLYCFGKEILGGEATFDYDPTKLTIHVRHLGITGYEAENWLRDNFNLEVELSDMYNILCLITPGDTEDSVSQLLIALRAMVDHYPQVEEVQELIVKIPEIPQLSLTPREAFYGETEVLPFKESAGRIIAEFIYVYPPGIPILLPGEVISQSNIDYIVDHVEVGLPVKGPEDRSIQFVKVIVEESAIF encoded by the coding sequence ATGAATACGGTGGACCATAATCTTACCCCTCTCTTCAGCGCGCTCCGCCGCCATGCGGAGAACAACCCGCTGCAGTTCCATATTCCCGGGCATAAGAAAGGTGTAGGCACGGATAGCGAATTCCGGAACTTTATCGGCGACAATGCATTGTCGATCGATTTGATCAATATAGCTCCGCTGGATGATCTCCATCAGCCTACAGGCGTCATCGAAGAATCCCAAAAATTGGCTGCCGATGCATTTGGAGCCGATTATACCTTTTTTTCCGTACAAGGTACAAGCGGCGCCATCATGACGATGATAATGTCGGTCTGCGCGCCAGGCGACAAAATCATCGTGCCACGCAATGTTCATAAGTCGATCATGTCCGCGATTATATTCGCAGGCGCGCGTCCGGTGTTCATTTCGCCAGCCCGCGACTCCAATCTGGGCATCGACCACGGTATCACGACACGCTCCGTAAGGCGTGCTCTAGAACGCCATCCCGACGCCAAGGCCGTCTTAGTGATCAACCCGACCTACTTCGGTATTTGCGCCAACTTGAAGGAAATCGTTGACCTGGTTCACAGCTACGACATTCCAGTTCTCGTTGACGAAGCGCATGGCGTACTGATCCACTTTAATGACGAACTGCCGATGAGCGCCATGCAGGCAGGCGCCGACTTGGCAGCGACAAGTGTGCATAAGCTGGGCGGATCCTTGACACAGAGTTCGGTACTCAACCTGAAAGCCGGACGTGTCAACCCGCATCGCGTAAAAACGATCATCAGCATGCTGACCACAACGTCGACCTCTTATATCCTGCTAGCTTCGCTTGACACTTCCCGCCGCAACTTGGCAGTCAACGGACACGCGATCGCAGAGAAGACGATCGGACTAGCTCAACATGCTCGCGAGGTCATCAACGCGATTCCAGGCTTGTACTGCTTCGGCAAGGAAATTCTCGGCGGCGAGGCGACCTTTGACTATGATCCGACCAAGCTGACGATCCATGTACGCCATCTTGGCATTACCGGTTACGAGGCGGAGAATTGGCTGCGCGACAACTTCAACCTTGAGGTTGAGCTGTCGGATATGTACAATATCCTTTGCCTTATTACCCCAGGAGATACGGAAGATAGCGTTAGCCAATTGCTCATCGCGCTTCGTGCGATGGTCGATCACTATCCGCAGGTCGAAGAAGTTCAAGAGCTTATCGTGAAAATTCCCGAGATCCCTCAGCTGTCGCTCACACCGCGCGAGGCGTTCTACGGCGAGACGGAAGTGCTTCCGTTCAAAGAATCCGCTGGACGGATCATTGCGGAGTTCATCTATGTTTACCCGCCTGGCATCCCGATCCTGCTACCGGGCGAAGTTATCTCGCAATCTAACATCGACTACATCGTTGATCATGTGGAGGTCGGCCTTCCAGTCAAAGGACCGGAGGATCGCAGCATCCAGTTTGTGAAAGTGATTGTAGAGGAATCCGCTATTTTCTAA
- a CDS encoding Copper amine oxidase N-terminal domain-containing protein — MKGKKVLLLTLAMTLWGGTMIFADSATQAIRVMVNGGELSEGGVMSDGKSYLPLRQLASQMQALVVWDEDAKKATITKPNVHMFLFKTDKSTFGGVDAGKKVNFSVFAQVDTLTSEINSFKISIIDPSGKETLIQQDTMKSRKDNFWFLTEEIKYSFDSPGTYSVRFFMRLSASDEWSVVSEKNLIAK, encoded by the coding sequence ATGAAAGGGAAGAAAGTTCTGCTGCTTACACTAGCGATGACGCTTTGGGGCGGGACGATGATTTTTGCGGATTCGGCAACGCAGGCGATCCGGGTCATGGTGAACGGCGGCGAACTGTCAGAAGGCGGCGTGATGAGCGACGGGAAAAGCTACCTTCCGCTCCGCCAACTGGCGAGTCAGATGCAAGCTCTTGTCGTTTGGGATGAGGATGCCAAAAAAGCAACCATTACGAAGCCCAACGTGCATATGTTTCTTTTTAAAACGGATAAATCCACCTTCGGCGGAGTCGACGCAGGTAAAAAAGTTAATTTTAGCGTATTCGCGCAAGTGGACACGCTCACGTCAGAAATCAATTCGTTCAAGATCTCGATTATTGATCCATCCGGCAAGGAAACGCTGATCCAGCAAGATACGATGAAGTCTCGTAAAGATAACTTCTGGTTCTTGACCGAGGAGATCAAGTATAGCTTCGACAGCCCAGGAACTTATTCGGTGCGGTTCTTCATGCGCCTGTCGGCGAGTGATGAGTGGAGCGTCGTTTCCGAGAAGAATTTGATTGCAAAATAA